GATCGCCGGGCGCATCGGACTGCGGCGCACGATGCTGCTCGCCCTGGTGATCCGCACGGCGGGCTTCGCCTGCTTCCTGCCCGGCCTCCGCGATCCGGCCGCCGCCGTCCTCGCCCTCTTCCTGGTGTCCGTGGGCGCGGCCCTCTATCTGCCCGCGAACAAGGCCTACTTGATCCACGAGGCGGACGAGGAGCAACGCCCTCTGCTGCTGTCCGCGAGCAGCTCCGCGCTGAACGCGGGCATCGCCCTGGGACCGCTGGCGGCGGCGCCCTTCGTCCTCAGTGCGTCGGCCGGGCTGTTCACCGCGGTCGCCGTGCTCTTCGCCGCGATCACCGTGGGCCACGCCCTGCTGCCCGGGGAGAGCCCCGACCGGGGGCCGGAGCCGGCACCCGGCGAGAGGGCGTTCTCCGGCGTCGCCGTGCTGCCCTTCGCGACCACCGTGCTGAGCCTGTACGTCTTCATGTTCTTCCAGCACTACCTCGCGCTGTACGCGGTGCCCCGCACCTCGACGACGTACTACGGCCTGGTCCTCGCGGTCTACGCGCTGCTGCTCGTCGTCGCGCAGCCCCTCCTCGCGGACTGGATCGCAGCCCTGCCCTACACCCGCGCCCTGCGGTGCGGCTTCGGCGCGATGGCCGCGGGGATGGCCACGCTCGCCGTCGGCAACCATGCCGCGATCATGGCCGGAGCCCTGCTCGTCTGCCTCGGTGAGATCGTCCTCTTCTTCAAGAACGACCTCGAGGCCCTTGCCCGGTCGACCCGAGCCCCGGCGGTGGTCTTCGGTCACCAGCGGCTCGCGGCCGGAATCGGCGCCTTCGCCAGCGGAGTGGCCGGGGGCGAGGGCTATCAGCTCGCCGAACACATGGGCAGCACCGGCCTGTTCTGGGTGGTGGTCGCCGCGCAGGGCGCCCTGCTGCCGTTGCTCCTGGGGCGCTGGTCCGCGGTCAGAGGCCCAGGTCGCTGAGGCCGGGGTGGTCGTCGGGGCGGCGGCCGAGCGGCCAGTGGTACTTGCGGTCGGACTCCTCGATGCGCAGGTCGTTGATGGACGCGTGCCGGACACGCATCAGGCCGTCGTCGTCGAACTCCCAGTTCTCGTTGCCGTACGAGCGGTACCACTGGCCGGAGTCGTCCCGCCATTCGTAGGCGAAGCGCACCGCGATGCGGTTGCCGTCGTGTGCCCACAGCTCCTTGATGAGGCGGTAGTCGAGCTCCCGGCGCCACTTGCGGGAGAGGAAGGCGACGATGGCGTCGCGCCCCGTGACGAACTCCGCGCGGTTACGCCAGCGGGAGTCCTTGCCGTAGGCGAGGGACACCTTCTCGGGATCGCGGGAGTTCCAGCCGTCCTCGGCGAGGCGGACCTTCTCGGCCGCTGTCCGCAGGGTGAACGGCGGTACTGGGGGTCGTGCGGCCATGGCTCTCTCCTGAACGTCGAATGAACGTGGAAGCCGCGAGAACGATCGTTCTCCGGTGAGGGTGCCCACCATAGGAGAACGGTCGTTCTCGCGCAATGATGCGACCGGATCCGGGCCCGTAGTAATCTTGGAGAACGACCGTTCTCGTGCCTCTGGTCCACGTTCTCTGATCCGCACCCCCCTGGAGCCCGCATGGACCGCGCTGAAGCGGAAGTCAGACTCCTCGACGCCGCCGAGGAGCTCTTCTACGCGCGCGGCATCCAGGCCGTGGGCATGGACCAGGTGCGAGCGGCCTCGGGCGTCTCGCTCAAGCGGCTGTACCAGCTCTACCCCTCGAAGTCGGAGCTGGTCGTCGCCTGTCTCGAACGCCGCGACCTGCGCTGGCGGACCCGGCTCGCCGAGCATGTGGAGGGTGAGCCGGGCGGGCCGGAGCGGGTCCTCGCGGTCTACGACTGGCTCTACGAGTGGTTCTCCGAGCCGGACTTCCGGGGCTGCGCCTTCATCAACTCCTTCGGTGAACTCGGGGCCGTGGAACCGGCGGTGGCCGACACTGTCCGCGCCCACAAGAGCGCCTTCCATGCGTACATGGCGGGACTTGTGGCAGCCGCGGGTGAATCGGGGCAGACTGTCGGCCCGTTGGTCCTGCTCGCGGAGGGGGCCATGACCGCGGCCGCCATATCGGGCTCACCCGAGCCGGCGCGCCAAGCCCGGCAGGGCGCGGCTCAGTTGCTGGCCGCGCGGTAACCGCCGGCCGCTGGACAGGAAGAAGGCTGATGGCGAAGACGTACCGCGTCGGTTTCGGCACGCGTCTGATCAACGGCGTGTTCCGGGCCATGACCCGGCGAGGGATGGGCAAGGGCTACCGGTACATACTGACCGTGCGCGGCAGGAAGTCGGGCCGCCTGTTCTCCACGCCGGTCGACGTGATGTCGGCCGGGGGCGAGCGCTGGGTCGTCGGCGCCTACGGGGTGAGCAACTGGGTGCTCAACGCCCGTGCGGCCGGTGAGATCGAACTCAGCAGGGGCGGCACGTCGGAGACCGTGCGCGTGGTCGAGCTCGGCCCCGAGGAAAGCGTCCCCGTGCTGCGTCAGTACTGGCGCGAAGTGCCCGTCACCCGCCCCTACTTCGACGTGACGGGCGACTCGACGGACGAGGAGTTCGCCGCCGAGTCGGTACGTCATCCGGTGTTCCGTCTGGTCTAGGGGCGGGTCCGGGGGTGAGGGCGGTGCCGGTCAGCCCGCTTTCGCCCCGGTGTGCAGGGCCAGGGCGCCGTGGGCGGGCAGGGTGGTCCCGACCTTTCCGTCGTCCCCGACGGTGACCGTGTTCCCCTCGCAGCTGTCGGGGGACGCCTTGGCGACATTGCAGTACGTGCCGCCGGGCAGGGACGTCGCGAACGTCTCCGTCAGCTCTCCGTCGCCGTTGTTGAGGGCGACGAACCCCTTGTCCCCACGGCCGAAGGCGAGGGCGCTGCCGCCGTTGTCCCACCAGTCGGTCAGCTCGGCGGAGCCCACCTCGTTGCGGAACCCGACCAGGCCGGTGACCGCCTGCTGGGTGTGCGTGTTCGTCCAGCCGTCCGCGCCGCTGGGCGGACCCGCGTCCTTGTCGGTCCACTCGTAGCCGGAGTACACGTTCGGTGAGCCGTAGGGGGAGGCGAGCATGAAGACGTTCGCCAGGGTGTAGGCCGCGCCGTCCTTGTAGGTGAGCGTCGAGCCGTTGCGCTCGGTGTCCCAGTTGTCGACGAACGTACGGGCCGAGCCGCTGCCCAGTTTGCCGTCGGCGACCGACTTCAGCTGGGCGATGTCGCCCCCCTGGAAGGCGCTCTTGAGGTGCCCGCCGTAGCGGAACTCGTCGACGTCGCCGACGCCGGTGTACTCGTCGGGCTGGACGGCCTCGCCGCCCCCGTGGATGACCTCCGACACCCAGAACCCGGGGTCGCTCATCTTGCCCTTGATGGCGGCGACGTCGTCGGCCGCCATGTGCTTGGCTGCATCGATGCGGAAACCGTCCACGCCCAGGGACCGCAGGTCGTCGAGGTACGCCGCGATGGTGGTGCGCACCGCGTCGCTGCCCGTGTCGAGGTCGGCGAGGCCCACCAGTTCGCAGTTCTGGACGTTGTCACGGCTGGTGTAGTCGTTGATGCTCGTGCGGCAGGTGTGGAAGTCCG
This Streptomyces sp. NBC_01283 DNA region includes the following protein-coding sequences:
- a CDS encoding nitroreductase/quinone reductase family protein, whose amino-acid sequence is MAKTYRVGFGTRLINGVFRAMTRRGMGKGYRYILTVRGRKSGRLFSTPVDVMSAGGERWVVGAYGVSNWVLNARAAGEIELSRGGTSETVRVVELGPEESVPVLRQYWREVPVTRPYFDVTGDSTDEEFAAESVRHPVFRLV
- a CDS encoding alpha-amylase family protein — encoded protein: MQHRYRLLGATSAGVLAAAGLATFAPTQSQATPPGEKTVTATMFERQFADVGKACTDQLGPSGYGYVQVSPASEHIQGGQWWTSYQPVSYKIAGRLGDRAAFKSMVDACHQAGVKVIADAVINHMAAGSGTGTGGTAYGKYEYPGLFQDADFHTCRTSINDYTSRDNVQNCELVGLADLDTGSDAVRTTIAAYLDDLRSLGVDGFRIDAAKHMAADDVAAIKGKMSDPGFWVSEVIHGGGEAVQPDEYTGVGDVDEFRYGGHLKSAFQGGDIAQLKSVADGKLGSGSARTFVDNWDTERNGSTLTYKDGAAYTLANVFMLASPYGSPNVYSGYEWTDKDAGPPSGADGWTNTHTQQAVTGLVGFRNEVGSAELTDWWDNGGSALAFGRGDKGFVALNNGDGELTETFATSLPGGTYCNVAKASPDSCEGNTVTVGDDGKVGTTLPAHGALALHTGAKAG
- a CDS encoding MFS transporter, translating into MTLLGKPRGRLRSGLARLTGPQRFLLAGSFLIPLGSFAVLPFMSVLLHQRLGMGLGAVGVVLAVASLVQFSGGVVGGMIAGRIGLRRTMLLALVIRTAGFACFLPGLRDPAAAVLALFLVSVGAALYLPANKAYLIHEADEEQRPLLLSASSSALNAGIALGPLAAAPFVLSASAGLFTAVAVLFAAITVGHALLPGESPDRGPEPAPGERAFSGVAVLPFATTVLSLYVFMFFQHYLALYAVPRTSTTYYGLVLAVYALLLVVAQPLLADWIAALPYTRALRCGFGAMAAGMATLAVGNHAAIMAGALLVCLGEIVLFFKNDLEALARSTRAPAVVFGHQRLAAGIGAFASGVAGGEGYQLAEHMGSTGLFWVVVAAQGALLPLLLGRWSAVRGPGR
- a CDS encoding DUF1348 family protein; its protein translation is MAARPPVPPFTLRTAAEKVRLAEDGWNSRDPEKVSLAYGKDSRWRNRAEFVTGRDAIVAFLSRKWRRELDYRLIKELWAHDGNRIAVRFAYEWRDDSGQWYRSYGNENWEFDDDGLMRVRHASINDLRIEESDRKYHWPLGRRPDDHPGLSDLGL
- a CDS encoding TetR/AcrR family transcriptional regulator → MDRAEAEVRLLDAAEELFYARGIQAVGMDQVRAASGVSLKRLYQLYPSKSELVVACLERRDLRWRTRLAEHVEGEPGGPERVLAVYDWLYEWFSEPDFRGCAFINSFGELGAVEPAVADTVRAHKSAFHAYMAGLVAAAGESGQTVGPLVLLAEGAMTAAAISGSPEPARQARQGAAQLLAAR